In the genome of Afipia felis ATCC 53690, the window GACTCCAGCTCGTATTCGGGGTTCAAAAGATCATCAATCTCGCCTGTGGCTCGTTTTACGCGCTTGGTGCGTATTTCGGGATCACGGCGGTCGGGATCGCAATGAGCCTCGGTCTGCCTGCAGCCACCTTCTTTCCGGTGGTGATTGCGGCGGGCCTCCTGATTGGCCTGGTCGGTTTTCCGATCGAGCGCGTGTTGCGCACAGTGTACCGGCGTGACGAGAGCTATCAGCTTCTCATCACGTTCGGTCTACTGTTGATGTTTCAGGACGTGTTCCGGTTCACATGGGGCGCGACGCCGCGCACCATGGACAACGCCTATATGGTCTACGGTGTCGCGGACATCTTTGGTGTCCGCGTGCCGACCTACAATCTTCTGGTGATCGCAGCGAGTATCGGCATTGCCATCGCGCTCGGCCTGTTCCTGCAGCGAACGAGAACTGGCCGTATCGTGCGTGCGACAGCCGAGAACCGCGACATGGCCGAGGGCCTTGGCGTCAACGTCTCGAAGATTTTCGCTCTGGTGTTCACGGTCGGCTGCATGCTCGGCACCGTCGGTGGCGCGCTTGTGGTGCCTTCCAGCGCCGCGTCGCTGGAAATGGCGGTCGAGCTCGTGGTCGAGGCGTTTGCCGTCGTCGTCATCGGCGGTCTCGGCAGCATGAGTGGTGCACTGGTTGGAGCTCTCATTGTCGGCATGATGCGTGCGGCATCGATCGCCATTATGCCTGAAATGGAATTGCTGTCGGTTTATCTCGTCGTGGTCGCGGTTCTCATTCTCAAGCCTGCCGGGTTGTTTGGAAAGGTGACGGCATGAGCCAGCAATCCTTGGGTGTGTCCGTGGCAAGCCCGCGGCGACGTACATTGCCGCATCTCTCTGGCCTGTGGGCGCTTGCCGGGCTGATCGCTGTCATGGCGGTGATGCCGTTCTTCGCATCGTCCTACATGCTGCTGATGCTGCTTCCGTTCTTTGCCTATGCGATCGCGCTGCTCGGTTTCAACCTTCTGTTCGGGACGACCGGCCTGCTGTCGTTTGGCCACGCGCTGTTCCTCGGCGTCGGCGCGTATACGGCCTCGACGCTGACCTCGAAGTTCGGGGTGCTGAGCTACGAGGCGATCCTGCTCGTCAGCATGCTGGTGTCCGGGCTGGTCGCGCTTGTCGTGGGTGCGCTGTGCGTGCGTTACACCAAAATCTTCTTCGGCATGCTGACGCTTGCGTTCGGCATGCTATTCCACTCTTTCCTGTTCAAATTCTATTCCGTCACCGGCGGCGATCAGGGCATGCGCGTGCTGCGTCCGCTGCTGCTCGGAATGGACTTCGGTGGGGGCAAGACCGGCTTCCTGATCGGCCCGTTCTATTACTATGTACTGGTACTGTTCGCAGTGCTCGGCCTGGTGATGTGGCGCATTACGGAATCGCCGTTCGGATTGCATCTCAAGGCCATCCGCGAGAATGCGAACAAGGCGGCCTATGTCGGCGTGCAGATCTTTCGCATGCGGCTTGCCGCTTTCGTGATCTCGGCAATCTATGGTGGTATCGGCGGCACCATCCTCGCCATCACCACCGGTCTTGCCGATCCCGAACTCGCGTACTGGACGCATTCGGGCAACCTCGTCTTCATGGCGGTCCTTGGTGGCAGCGGCACGTTCATCGGCCCGGTGATCGGCGCGCTCGCCTTCATCGCGCTGCAGGACATCGTCATGGGCGTGACGCAGTACTGGCGCTTCGTGATGGGTGCGGTGCTGGTGCTGCTGGTGATCTTCCTGCCGCAGGGCATTTCCGGAGCATTCAAGATGCTGTTCTTCCGCCAGAGCGGGGGCAAGTGATGCAGCCT includes:
- a CDS encoding branched-chain amino acid ABC transporter permease, with the protein product MQGVVDVILGGAFHAAVLFLVAAGLQLVFGVQKIINLACGSFYALGAYFGITAVGIAMSLGLPAATFFPVVIAAGLLIGLVGFPIERVLRTVYRRDESYQLLITFGLLLMFQDVFRFTWGATPRTMDNAYMVYGVADIFGVRVPTYNLLVIAASIGIAIALGLFLQRTRTGRIVRATAENRDMAEGLGVNVSKIFALVFTVGCMLGTVGGALVVPSSAASLEMAVELVVEAFAVVVIGGLGSMSGALVGALIVGMMRAASIAIMPEMELLSVYLVVVAVLILKPAGLFGKVTA
- a CDS encoding branched-chain amino acid ABC transporter permease, giving the protein MSQQSLGVSVASPRRRTLPHLSGLWALAGLIAVMAVMPFFASSYMLLMLLPFFAYAIALLGFNLLFGTTGLLSFGHALFLGVGAYTASTLTSKFGVLSYEAILLVSMLVSGLVALVVGALCVRYTKIFFGMLTLAFGMLFHSFLFKFYSVTGGDQGMRVLRPLLLGMDFGGGKTGFLIGPFYYYVLVLFAVLGLVMWRITESPFGLHLKAIRENANKAAYVGVQIFRMRLAAFVISAIYGGIGGTILAITTGLADPELAYWTHSGNLVFMAVLGGSGTFIGPVIGALAFIALQDIVMGVTQYWRFVMGAVLVLLVIFLPQGISGAFKMLFFRQSGGK